CATTCCCTGTAATGTCTTCTGAAACATCGGGATAGTTTGTCTCACCATGAGCGAATGGTGCACTCCAAGCTGTAGCAATAAATAAGCTTGCTAAGAGACTTGCTGTGATTTTGTTTGTTAATCCACTCACTTCTGTTCCTCCTCTCAAATCGTTAAGTGTCACCATCTTATTTAATTCTCCATATAAGAGGCTCACTCCGTTAAAACTTTCGAACTGGATACTATATATAATGGGGTTAGAAGTATATACATTATTTCACTATATCTGTGGAACCTTTTAAAAGCACAGAGATAACTGTGTTCTTTCCCCTCATTTTTTATATCCTTTTCTAGTAACCTAGTGACTTCTATCAAATTAGTCTTCAGCATTCAGCCAGTAATCATAGGCATGTACCACATAACCTTTGTAAGAAGATTTTTGACTAAGTTCTTCTTCTGTTTGCTCGAGAGCCTCTTCCATTTCTTTCTCTCCTTCTTCATGAAAGGAAATGTGTTCTACGGATTCATTTTGTTTCATTTCAACAGATATGATGATAGGTTTATCCAAGTTCGTTGCAAATTCCATTTCTTCTTTAGATACGTCTAAAATTCCACCAGATCCTTTCGCATAATCTCTAAATGCCATAAGTGTTGTATGATCTAATTGGTTTATCATCCATCGACTAAAGGAAGAGTCTTCTTCGCCGGGGATTTCATGATCGTCTAGCCACATAGCTAAATCAACACTTGTTTCTAACTCGGACTCTTTTTTCACTTCGTCTACAAACAACTCAATATTGTCTTTCCACGTACGTAATACTCCGTTCTTATCTTTAGACCATTCAGGCAAAACGTAAGGCTCAATATCGAGGTGAATACCGTCGAATTTCTGCTCCTCTGCTACTGTATTATTGTAGGTTGTGACGTAATTAATAAACATTTTTAATCGTTCTTCGCCTTTTGCCAGAGCCCAGTTCGGGTGACCTCCCATAGCATGCACTTCAATTCCAGCCTTATGTGCCCTTTCTACAAAGCTTTTATATGCTGAAAAATCTTTTCTGCGATCTAAGCGAGTGTATAGAAAATTGAGGTTTTTTTCTTTAGCGAATTCTAGGATTTCATCAGGAGATTCGATTAAATTACTGGCATGCCAGATGTAGGTTCCTTTAACGGAGGATGGATTTTGATTAGTAGACTCGTCAGATTCATCCGTTTCTTCATCTGTTTTTTCTTCCGTCGTCTTCTCAAGAGAGGACCAATGACTGTATCGATCTACAGCGAAACCGATATAAGAAGGTTCCTCTTTTAAATGATGTTCTAATATATTTAGGTGCATGTTCAAATTGCCAATCCCTTCTTCGTAGAAGGAAACATAATCCTGTCCTGTGTCTTCGAGAGTGATGCCGACTACTATTTTCTTACCCAACTCATTCGCAATGTTAAGTTCATCCTCTATTAAGGAAACAACACCGTTTTGCCCTTCTAGCGTATCGCGAAAAGCTAAAATCGTAGTGTGATCAAATTGACTAATCAACCACTTGTTAAAAGTCGTCTCCGGTTTGTTTGGTGTCTTCACCTCATCTAACCAAAAAGGAATAGAGGCGCTGGTTTCTAATCTTTTGGAGGCATGTACATCTTCCGTGAATGTACGGATGTTTCCTTTCCATTCCTTAAGAATGGTTTGGGCATTTGTGTACCATTGCTCCAGAAGCTGAGGTTGAATTTTTAAATGAATACCTGCAAATTGTTCATTCTGATTTACCTCGCTGTTGTAGTTCTGAACCCAATGAGAAAAATCAAGCAATGCTTGCTGATTGGCTTTAAGAGCCCAAGAGGGTTTTCCTCCTAATGCGTGTACATCAATCTCTTCTTCTGAAGCCTTACGAATGAAGTTTTTATAAACGGAAGGGGAATGCTTCGAGTCGACCTTAAGGTAGATGGTGTTGATTTCGTTCTGTTTACTTTTTTTTATAATATCTTCTGTTTCGGATGTAAGGTCGGTATCCTCTACCCATAACGCATTCTTCTTTTCTTCAGGATTCGACCAACCTGTAAGAATTATTGAAATGCTAATCAATAGCATGAGATACATCGGTTTTTTGTTCATATTTTTCCCCCCCACTTCTTTGGATAAATCAAATTGTCACACTTATGATGCTATAGATAGCACCAGTTACTTTTTGATTCATCTGTATTTGTAAATATTTTTTTATTACAAAATACGGCATTTTTCCTGCTTACAATTACTTCGTGTTTTTCGGTGGTTCCGAAATCCAGTTTCGGTACTCCGGGTGAATCTTTTCACAAACAACGTAATAATTGACTGGTGCTAATGTAAGCGCATAACCAAACCAACTTTTCTCCTGATTATCTACACTCCTTCCTTTGAGCGTTTTTCGGTAGATTCCGTTAATACCGAAATAAAAATTCGTAACTCCGAACTACGGTTTTCGATGAGAAGCCATGAAAGGCCGTGTTAGGGTTAAGTCGTGCTTGAAAATAATGCACCTTAAAGGTAAATGTTTCGACATGTTTTTGCAAGATGTTTTTCAAAAATATGGAAAATAAGTGTTGGGTTACCGTTTCGTAACTTCACTGAATAAGAAAATCTTCATTTACTCTTGCACGTGTAATAAGGGAGGCATGAACCATCGTTTGGAAGAGAGGGAAAAGTATCCTAATCCTTCTGCTATTACTCATTGTTGGCGGTACTGCATATTTTAAAGTCTTCGCAATGGAGAGTATTGAGCGGAAAGAGTTAGAAGACGGTACTCAAATGAAATTTCGAACGACGAATAATGAAATTGAAATCTATAAAAATGATTCATGGTCACCTCTTTTTATTAAAGGTGTAAATCTAGGAGCAACGTTACCGGGTAAGTTTCCTGGGTCATTACCAATCACCAAAGATGATTACTTTCGTTGGTTTGGCATGATAAAAGATATGGGAGTTAATACTATTCGGATTTATACCATTCATAAGCCAGTCTTTTATGAAGCCTTAGTTGAATTTAATCAACGTCATGGAGAAGATCCTCTATACTTCATGCAGGGAGTTTGGTCCCCAGTAAATCTATTAGAAGAGCAAGAGGATGCACAATCACCTGAAGTAACAAAAGCTTTCAAAGAAGAGGTTAAAAGAGCAGTTGGAGCTGTTTATGGAGATATCACCATTCCAGAAAAGGATGGTAAAGCGAGCGGGACGTACACAGCAAATGCTGGTCAGTATTTACTAGCCTGGCACCTCGGAACAGAGTGGGGGCCAAAAATTGTCCAAAACACGAATGAAAAGCATTCGGATGCAGCACCTGTGAAAGGTGAACATTTTCAATCAAAACAGGATGCTGCGGCTTTTGATAAATGGCTAGCTGAATTACTAGATTACACAGCCCAATTAGAAAAGAAACATGGATGGGAACACCCAATGACCTTTACGAATTGGGTTACAACAGATCCATTACAGCATCCCAAGGAACCTTTACCAACAGAAGATTTAGCAAGTGTTGATGCAACAAATATCGAGACCGAAAACTGGGAAGCAGGCTACTTTGCCTCATATCATGCGTATCCGTATTACCCAGATTTTCTCCGTTTAACTGATAAATACAACCATATTAAGAATACAGAAGGAAAAGTTGACCCTTACAAAGGCTACCTTCGAGAATTAAAAGATTACCATGAGAACATGCCGATTATGATTACGGAATTTGGGGTGCCGTCCTCACTCGGTAACGCTCATATTGGACCGTTAGGAAGAGACCAAGGAGGTCACACCGAGAAACAACAAGGCAATATCAACGCGGACTTATTAAAAACCATCTATCAAGAAGATTATGCTGGAGCGTTAGCATTTGAATGGCAAGATGAGTGGTTCAAGAAAACATGGAACACGATGTCCTTTGAAGAAGCTCATAGCAGGCCTGATTGGTACAACTATCTATCAAATGAAATGTCCTATGGACTCTTAGGAATGTATCCAGGAAAAGAAGATGACATTCAAATTGATGGAAAACAAGATGATTGGCAAAAGCTTAAAGATAAAGAAAAGCAAGACATTACACCTAAGATGGACGGTTGGAAGTCGATTACTACTACACATGATGAAGGTTATGTGTACATCACAGCAAAACTTGAAAATAACTTTAGTCCAAGCAAAGAAAATCTTTACCTGGGTGTAAACACCATTTCTGGTGGGATTACGCAAGGTGGTCCCTTACAAGATGCACAACTTAACGAAGGACTAGAAACACTTATTCGTTTTGGTAAGGAAAAAGAAACTAAAGTGCTCATTAGCTCTGACTATGATTACCATAATCAGCTATATAAAGGAGAAAAAGGAAAAGCTAGGATTTCGAAAGACACCGGCACCTTCCAACCTTGGCAACTACCCGTGAGTTTAAAATTAGAACCTCCTCACGCTAAGTACTCTGTACCTTTTAAAGAGGTTGAAGTAGGAAAACTGCCAAAAGGAACAGCTGGAGAGTTTGATAGTAAAGATTATCAACCTCAGGTTCTATGGCAATCGCAAGGGAACGTTATTGAAGCAAAAATTCCGTGGGCTTTGCTCGGATTTTCAGATCCTAGTAAACGAAACGTTGTAAGCTATGAAACACACAAGCAAGAAACGAATGAATTGAAAACGAAGAAGGCAGAAGGAATTCAGTTCGTTCCTTGGACGGTACTAGAAGGATCAAGTAAAGCAACTGGCCTAAGCGAGGAGCCTTTCCCTGTTACAGAGCTTCCTTTATACAAATGGGAGCCATGGACAAAGGTTCAGTACGCTGAACGAAAGAAAGAGAGCTATTACGAAATGCAAGACGCCTTTAAGCAATTAGAAGAAATCAAAAAATAGGGAGGGGAACCAATGTTTTTTAACCTACAAATGGCCTATTGGGTTGTTTATGGATTACTGGCAATAATGGGGATTTTAACCATTGTTATCATGGCAATTAAATTTAAAAATGTCAGAAATCAGAAAAAAACAGAAGTGTCTCTACAAAAATTCCAGAGTTATCTGGACTATGTTCAATCACAACTTGATGAGGAAGATAGATTACGGATACCCAATCAAAAAGTAGGTGACTTTGACAAAAAAGTACTTCAAAAAGTTCTAATTGATTGGATTCAACGTCTATCCGGAGTTCACCGGGATAAGCTAATCACACTTTGTCATGATTTAGGATTAATTGATTTCAACTTAAAACAAATCAAAAGCTTGTCTGAATTTAAGCGGTTAGATGCAGCTTACTATTTAGGAAGTATGCGAAGTTCAGAAGCTATACCGGATTTGTTCAAACTATTAAAGAAAAACAAAGAAGGTCCTGAAGCCTTTATTATTGGTCGCTCCATTGCTCAAGCTGCAGATAAGCCAGAAGATGTGAAAGAGATGCTGACATACTTGGCTAAAGAGGAGCGAGAGAATTACCACTTACTAGCAGATATTGCAGGTGAGTCGACGCTAGATATGAGTGTG
Above is a genomic segment from Pontibacillus yanchengensis containing:
- a CDS encoding HEAT repeat domain-containing protein: MFFNLQMAYWVVYGLLAIMGILTIVIMAIKFKNVRNQKKTEVSLQKFQSYLDYVQSQLDEEDRLRIPNQKVGDFDKKVLQKVLIDWIQRLSGVHRDKLITLCHDLGLIDFNLKQIKSLSEFKRLDAAYYLGSMRSSEAIPDLFKLLKKNKEGPEAFIIGRSIAQAADKPEDVKEMLTYLAKEERENYHLLADIAGESTLDMSVQYKQLLTSENTELVKLALLGLSNQTDSGMDSNVRSFVYSKDKEIRMNAVRLLITSGAWTSGEIKQMIHFNDSDVRAFIAQWIGDSGVVQFADQLQEGVKDSDKIVARTCAKSLLKLGESGFIKLCEVTIQNEGQPVADLALECIQEDLKESSVKTGNIEHVTSYNQKLYLYQKYFGKDEDLTQAI